The genomic stretch ACCATAAAATTGTAACATAATACaatcattattaatttttacatatacaatatatatataatatataatatattaagagctttctattttctttatattatccaatataaaaatgtgtatTAAAATAGTTTCCAAAGGATcctagaatatatattaaaacattttcctacatctttaaaaaatatatatttataacatatattatctaaTCAGTGCaccaataaataaataacaattaGCCTTATACatagtaatattaaatattaaaaagatattatatgctttttaataacaattaataaaaataattttttttattaattcttacaattatattaattttgacgttaatttaatttgttatttttaagtaaattttttattcttccttttttttttttttttttcggaTTTAATTCATGTTCATAATAAtgattctttattataaatttctcTCTAATTTATCTATAATATTACGgctacatatataaatattcaataTAATGATTTGAAACATGTtcctataattattatttattcattatattatataattattaaacaaaaatgaaaaaaccAAAACAGAGTATCTAtacatgtaataatatattataatataatgaataataatttatattacaaaaatatattattttaataaataataggttgtgtattataatttatatatattaaaatataaaatatttaatatataaaaatataccatAACCTAATTGAAGATTTATCTGATATTATAATGAGAATACAataatctttttttataattataatatagtatatttagaattatattatttgtaaacaaaatatatgttgattatttgtataataataataataatatttataatttaatattaaatgtacctaataattataaagtgAACAGAAATATGTGCatagatttatatattcccactaatattatatatatatatatatatatatatatataagaatgtatgtatgtatgtatgtatatattatatattaaaatacacTATATTATGTCATGTAATATATGGTCTAGGTTCAGGAaaccttttatatataaccttCCTTGCATCAAAATAACATATCTATTGAtattatgaattaaaaattgTATAAATAGAGCCAAAATATAATTTCCTATTTTGTGATAGATACTGtcgaataattatatatatatttataatatgttttccacattaaataatttgttcttatcttaataataaatatgtacacatagttattatattacagaatataattcatttacTGAATTgcacatattattattattggaAAATACTTGcgttaataatatttttttaaactttttcatactaatatattatataaatatcatatattatcaatatatatatatatatatatgttataatcataagaattaaaaacaaatatcaagagaaaaaaacaaaaacaccaaataaaaatacacatattatataatactataataaatatatatcaaattacaaaatataataaatatttatatttttcatacaaacaaatatatttttaatatatatatataaatattttattattttattacatttaatacataaatctttttattttatataattagaaaatctattatatataaggaataaagggaaataaaataataatataaaaaaaattatttataaatttcgTCGAAGAAGTTATCATTTTCTGTccacttttaaaaaatatattatcaatatatatatatatatatatattatatttattttcatttgtgtaataaaataaaaaaataaataaatatattataacatttttactTTAACttatttcaatattatttatttatttatttatttatttgtaattgTCGTGTTCCATTTATAGTTTTTAacttaacatttttattttcaacctcttttttatttttgccTAGACCGTTTTGATATTGTTTTGAAATTGAATCATCGGTTAACTTTTTTgaatctttttcttctttttttttggtcattctttttttttttcttctttatttttatcagtATTGACACTAATACCTGTACttccttttaatttatttttatataaatttttcacTTCATTAATGAAAAAAGCATAATCTTTAAACACATGAAACCGTTTCACTTTATAAGTTGGAGTAAGGTAATTATTCGTGTCCCATGTTTTTGaagttaaatatatgttattaataatattatatctatttaAATTTGTTTCCTTATAAACTTCCATCATTTTTTCCTTAACATAAtcaacaaaaatattattatttatattatcatctgtTAATTTAtctgaataatttttttcattaactCCAGTTTTATCTAacatattatcatcttttaaacatttgaaaaataaaCTTTTATCTACAGATATAATTGCTAAAGGACCATCCATAGAATCATCACCATATACAACACAAAAATTTACAAAGATTATTTCTGAATAAAGATTATTTAACATATCCGTTTCGATATATTCACCTTGAGATAATTTAACTAATCCTTTAGATCtatctaaaaataataaagatccatttttattaatttgaaCCACATCTCCTGTTATAAAATAGCCATCTTTAGTAAAAGCCTTTTTTGTATGTTCCTTTTCTAAAAAATATCCTTTAAATATAGAATCACTCTTAACTAATAATTCTCCTTTTGGCAATGTATCTGTTGCTTTATATGTTTCCCATGACCTtactttatattttgtattagcAGCAATAGGTCCTCCTATGCATTCAAAATTTGTGTCTTTTTCGTGATTTCCAAAAATACCACCTCCGCTTTCGGTTAATCCATAACCTTGACAATAATTGATATTTAACAATGCACATAATTCCTGGGCAACATCTGCCGATAATTTCCCACcacaatttaatataatttgtaaGTTGGGGTTAACtttctcttttatttttcttgatACATGAAAAATACTTTCAAGAAAATTAACAAACCatccatttttattatgtttacGTAATGACACAATAGTATTTATAATGGATCTTTTAAAAGgagataaattattaatttctgtaataatattagtatACATTCTACTAAAAACCTTAGGTACTCCTCCCATTATAAAATcttttgaattatatatatctttggAAAAATAACTTAAATCCTTACtccatatatttaatgttcCACCAAATAATATGATGCTATACGCAAATGTTCTTTCAAGTACATGTGATATAGGTAAATAAGATAAATGATATTGAAAACTATATGTTTCTCTTACACTGTGATTATATAAGGaatatatttgattatataaatttttattgcTCAACATTACACCCTTAGGCTTTCCAGATGTTCCTGATGTATACACAATAGAAGTAACAAACTCAGGATcctcatttataatattaaaatttgtaGTTTCTTTCTTTGTCATATCATCAACTAATATTAGTTTCTTTCcacaattattaaattttccTTTTAAAGTATTAATTTTTGCTAATTTTTCCTTATCATATTGTATAGGACCTAAATTTACATCTCCCACCGTTTTGGATAATTCacttccttttttattatttatattatttaaattctctttattttttaaattagattttttttttcccttttcaTTATTAGAATTTATCATACTTTGTTTAGCTACCGTATCTAAAATTATAAGATTTTTCAAATGTGGCAATTCATTTATACGTCTCAATAAACCTTCAACTAATTCTAAATCCAAACATAGCCATTCTAATTGtgtttcatttaatatatccacAATTACATCTGTACTAAATTTTGAATGCATCACTAATGTAGTAACACCACTAAGCATAGCTCCCAAATCACTAATTAACCAATTTATAGAATTACTACCATATAAACCTAATAACTTAAATTTTCCATCATTCATTTCTTCGTTATATGCTTTTTCTGGAATATTAAATTCCTCATTTTTATTCAAACAATTActaaaagataatatttttttaaaaaaatttcataCGTCATATAATTCTGAGGTTCACCACATTCATGTTCTATTAAGGctatcttattattatttaagttATGTTTTTCAAAAAACATTCTCactatatgtttatatacatattttgaatttttccttttataatCCTTCATGCAATATACACACGATTCATTTGCATTAGCTgccttttcatatatttcagAGTATCCTTCATATTGACTCGTAAATTGACTAATATTTGGTTTTATAtgcattataaaaaaaacaaaaatatatatatatattaaaaattatactcatttaaaaataataacctGATTCATATTAATGGtagaaatttttatatatattgtattatcaatcaaaaatattcttatatcacaaatatattgttactattatatataaaatattaatgtacCAGCAACTCGATATAATATGATTTATCATATGGAATATATTCCCAAAATGtataacattaaaaaaatatcttaAAGATTCCTGtagaaatttttatattcctttaatttattttacaacttaatatattacatcaaatatgcatatttatatattgtggTTATATAAAACTATATCTATAATAAGGTATTTATAAAAAgcaaaatattaatacattaattaaaaaattaaaatattatatatatatatatatatatatattttgatttatattttattcctacaaaatatatttatttttatactacatatatatacaaaacgCAACCACACTTTTATtatgaattaaaatattattatttataagatTATACAGATATATTCTTAAATAATTCTATAAAtagaattattttaattaatttgtttatttttaaaaaataaaatacatattatatatgaataatttttcaaaatttcttcttaatatattatatattaatatttaaatatgttaataatttttattatttataataactaaatatgaattatgttatatataaatatttattttatatatatatatatatatacaaaattaaagaaaaaaataattttcttaatataaaattaaatttcttatattttttttctttattataaattaaatatattatacgataaaaatttttaaagttcttttttgttttattcatataGAGTAAGTCTATATATAGACtattaacatataaacaaaataataaaaaaaaaaaaaaacatgctcatataaaaaacatatatataatatagtttATGAGTATgcaattttatatatacataataaattatatgaatgtattttagaatattttaatatattttaaaaaattttgagagtaattcatttatataaggaatataaatataaaattattcacaaaaaaaaaaaaaaaaaaaaaaaaaattattatcatacaaggttattaaaataaaaattagttgtctatatattaatatagaattcaaaatatttcatatgtaatataattataacatacataattacataatatatataatttctgtAAAtagttttaaatatatatatattttttatcattattagatttaattttaaattattatcaaatgcattttatttatatgaaaatttatgatttaattattccataatataatataatataaaaaaaaaattagttgttccataaaattttatactcatatttaattaatttctttggttcatatatataataggaATTTCATtctttagaaaaaaaaaaaaaaaaaaaaaaaaaaaaacacgtacatatattatatctcaataaatataaaaacattattcttaattttgaaaatattccAAATAAAGTACTATtctatacataaaatattactaATGTTTACAACcattttcataaatattaagAATGAAATGAacatagaaatatatatataaaataatattattttctattttatttaacaCATTGTAATGttaatatttgtaaaaaaaaaaaaaaaaaagaaaacaataaatattcaaataatatttttatttatataacctTCAAAAGGTTTTATAAAGTATTTAATAAGTTtgtgtattttattatagaaataaaatgTAACGCTATGgttgcacatatatatatatacatattaataaatttattttatgtatatttttattcaaaaattattatataaaaagataatatatattaaagtattaagaaatatatatacataatatttattcatttaatcatttaaataattctcttttaataaaatgacaatttcttatataaacatattttgtaattttaagatttattaataataataacataaatatgcgtttctttttctttttatttatttcgttTTAATCATATTTAGTTTTTGAAAAAAtgatcttttaaaaaatccaacatataaatattaatttatattatttttattttcaatatattaaaaagaaacatTAAATATAGTATgagtaattattattaaaggggaaaaaaaaaacattactCTTTTCccaaattatttaaaacataaatatcCTTCAAAA from Plasmodium sp. gorilla clade G2 genome assembly, contig: PADLG01_00_55, whole genome shotgun sequence encodes the following:
- a CDS encoding acyl-CoA synthetase, putative, giving the protein MHIKPNISQFTSQYEGYSEIYEKAANANESNCLNKNEEFNIPEKAYNEEMNDGKFKLLGLYGSNSINWLISDLGAMLSGVTTLVMHSKFSTDVIVDILNETQLEWLCLDLELVEGLLRRINELPHLKNLIILDTVAKQSMINSNNEKGKKKSNLKNKENLNNINNKKGSELSKTVGDVNLGPIQYDKEKLAKINTLKGKFNNCGKKLILVDDMTKKETTNFNIINEDPEFVTSIVYTSGTSGKPKGVMLSNKNLYNQIYSLYNHSVRETYSFQYHLSYLPISHVLERTFAYSIILFGGTLNIWSKDLSYFSKDIYNSKDFIMGGVPKVFSRMYTNIITEINNLSPFKRSIINTIVSLRKHNKNGWFVNFLESIFHVSRKIKEKVNPNLQIILNCGGKLSADVAQELCALLNINYCQGYGLTESGGGIFGNHEKDTNFECIGGPIAANTKYKVRSWETYKATDTLPKGELLVKSDSIFKGYFLEKEHTKKAFTKDGYFITGDVVQINKNGSLLFLDRSKGLVKLSQGEYIETDMLNNLYSEIIFVNFCVVYGDDSMDGPLAIISVDKSLFFKCLKDDNMLDKTGVNEKNYSDKLTDDNINNNIFVDYVKEKMMEVYKETNLNRYNIINNIYLTSKTWDTNNYLTPTYKVKRFHVFKDYAFFINEVKNLYKNKLKGSTGISVNTDKNKEEKKKE